In Pseudomonas sp. ADAK2, the genomic window TACTTGCTGGGTTACTTCACCGGGCGCCTGTTCAAGCTGCCGCTGCCTCAGCGCAAGTCCCTGGCACTGGAAGTCGGCATGCAGAACTCCGGTTTGGGCGCCGCGCTGGCCAGTGCGCACTTCTCGCCACTGGCAGCGGTGCCGAGCGCGTTGTTCAGTGTGTGGCACAACATTTCCGGGGCGCTGCTTTCGACGTATTTCCGCCGCATGAGCGAAAAAGAAGATCGGGAAATAGCGGCGCGCCAGGCGACTGAATAAGCGGCAAACTTGATCCCCGGATTAATGATGGGCACTCTATGGCGCAACGCGAGGACGACCTCGCGGCTCGATCGAGTCATTAATCTGGGGACGACCCCGTCAATCGATGGAGGTCTCTCATGTCCTGGATCATTCTGTTTTTCGCCGGCCTGTTCGAAGTCGGCTGGGCCGTTGGCCTGAAATACACCGACGGCTTCAGCCGCCCGCTCCCCACTGCACTCACCGTAGCCGCCATGGCCATCAGCCTCGGCTTGCTCGGCCTTGCCATGAAGGAATTGCCGCTGGGCACGGCCTATGCGATCTGGACCGGCGTAGGAGCGGTGGGCACGGTGATTGCCGGGATCATTCTGTTTGGTGAATCCATGGCGTTGTTTCGACTGGCCAGTGTGGCGTTGATTATTGCCGGGTTGGTTGGGCTCAAGATTAGCGCCTAGGTCACTGACGCCATCGCGAGCAAGGCTTGCCCGCGATGGCACCCTCAAAATCACCGACTATCTGACTGCCCCGCGCAACTCTCCCACCAATACCTGCAATTTCGCTGGCTCCGCCACCTCAACCGCCACCGCCGGCCCCGCCACCAACGTCACCCGCGACCACAACCGGCGGAACAAGCCCTTGGCCGGATCGCGACTGAAGAAACTCCCCCACAACCCTTGCAGCGCCAGCGGAATCACCGGCACCGGTGTCTCTTCGAGAATCCGCGTCAGCCCGCCCCGGAACTCATTGATCTCACCGTCAGCGGTCAACTTGCCTTCGGGGAAGATGCACACCAGCTCACCGTCCTTCAGATACTGGGCAATCCGCTTGAAGGCCTTTTCGTAGATCTGAATGTCTTCCTGGCGTCCGGCGATAGGAATTGTCCCGGCGGTGCGGAAGATAAAGTTCAGCACCGGCAGGTTGTAGATTTTGTAGTACATGACAAAGCGAATCGGCCGACGCACCGCGCCGCCAATCAGCAACGCATCGACGAACGACACGTGGTTGCACACCAGCAACGCCGCGCCTTCATCGGGAATCAGGTCGAGGTTGCGATGCTCCACGCGGTACATGGAATGGCTGAGCAGCCAGATCATGAAACGCATGCTGAACTCGGGAACGATGCTGAAGATGTAGGCGTTGACGCCGATGTTCAGCAGCGACACCACCAGGAACAGCTGCGGTATCGACAGTTTCACCATGCTCAGCAGCACGATCGAAACAATCGCCGACACCACCATGAACAGCGCGTTGAGGATATTGTTGGCGGCAATCACCCGTGCCCGCTCGTTCTCGGCGGTGCGCGACTGAATCAGTGCATACAGCGGCACGATGTAAAAACCACCGAAAACGCCGAGCCCGAGGATGTCGATCAGCACCAGCCAGGTGTGGCCAAAGCCAAGGACTTCGATCCAGCCATGGCCGGTCACGCTGTCCGGAATGCCGCCGGAATGCCACCACAGCAGCAAGCCAAACACCGTCAGGCCAAACGAACCGAACGGTACCAGGCCGATTTCGACTTTACGCCCGGACAGCTTCTCGCAAAGCATCGAACCGAGGGCAATACCGACCGAGAACACAGTGAGGATCAGCGTCACCACGGTTTCGTCGCCGTGCATCCATTCCTTGGCGTAGGCCGGGATCTGCGTCAGGTAAATCGCCCCGACAAACCAGAACCACGAGTTGCCGACAATCGAACGCGACACCGCCGGCGTCTGCCCCAGGCCCAGCTTCAAGGTGGCCCAGGACTGGGTAAAAATGTTCCAGTTCAAGCGCATCTCAGGCGATGCCGCCGCCGCACGCGGAATGCTGCGGCTGGCCAGGTAACCGAGGACCGCGATACCGACAATCGCCGTGGAAACCAGGGCCGCGTAATGCCCGGACGACATCATGATCCCGGCGCCAATGGT contains:
- a CDS encoding MFS transporter; this encodes MSHPSQFTLLRTRRFLPFFVTQSLGAFNDNIFKQSLILAILYKLTIDGDRSIWVNLCALLFILPFFLFSALAGQFGEKFAKDALIRLIKLGEIAIMAVGAVGFLFDHLSLMLVALFAMGTHSALFGPVKYSILPQALREEELVGGNGLVEMGTFLAILAGTIGAGIMMSSGHYAALVSTAIVGIAVLGYLASRSIPRAAAASPEMRLNWNIFTQSWATLKLGLGQTPAVSRSIVGNSWFWFVGAIYLTQIPAYAKEWMHGDETVVTLILTVFSVGIALGSMLCEKLSGRKVEIGLVPFGSFGLTVFGLLLWWHSGGIPDSVTGHGWIEVLGFGHTWLVLIDILGLGVFGGFYIVPLYALIQSRTAENERARVIAANNILNALFMVVSAIVSIVLLSMVKLSIPQLFLVVSLLNIGVNAYIFSIVPEFSMRFMIWLLSHSMYRVEHRNLDLIPDEGAALLVCNHVSFVDALLIGGAVRRPIRFVMYYKIYNLPVLNFIFRTAGTIPIAGRQEDIQIYEKAFKRIAQYLKDGELVCIFPEGKLTADGEINEFRGGLTRILEETPVPVIPLALQGLWGSFFSRDPAKGLFRRLWSRVTLVAGPAVAVEVAEPAKLQVLVGELRGAVR
- the sugE gene encoding quaternary ammonium compound efflux SMR transporter SugE; translated protein: MSWIILFFAGLFEVGWAVGLKYTDGFSRPLPTALTVAAMAISLGLLGLAMKELPLGTAYAIWTGVGAVGTVIAGIILFGESMALFRLASVALIIAGLVGLKISA